In Malus sylvestris chromosome 15, drMalSylv7.2, whole genome shotgun sequence, a single genomic region encodes these proteins:
- the LOC126601391 gene encoding tetraspanin-19-like isoform X2, with amino-acid sequence MFVELQSSSTAFGSPRNGKLESLSSLLSQLSLSPGMGIAVCLSTLCGHIVAHSVSSFILFIYVLFVFCLLCLEVGVIVSIFFRMDWEVQFAKYIDEDHTPFKKFLRFHLNMCRIIVILILIPQIKATVLGIILWAIGSEPRTEHFNSSDVTNFRYSFLAAPTQSLQDISRHGFRNYEVSSPEFESPPRPSLFSNVQRFFRMRFHRRVTLS; translated from the exons ATGTTTGTGGAGTTGCAGTCATCATCTACTGCCTTTGGCTCACCAAGAAATGGCAAGTTGGAGTCTCTGAGCTCCCTCCTGTCCCAATTATCCCTCAGCCCtg gtATGGGAATTGCTGTCTGCCTCAGCACCCTTTGCGGTCATATTGTTGCCCATTCCGTCAGCAGTTTTATTCtcttcatt TACGTACTCTTCGTCTTCTGTCTTCTTTGCCTTGAAGTTGGAGTGATTGTCTCAATTTTCTTTAGGATGGACTGGGAAGTG CAATTCGCCAAGTACATTGATGAGGATCACACCCCGTTCAAAAAGTTCTTGAGGTTTCATCTAAACATGTGCCGCATCATTGTAATTCTCATTTTGATACCGCAG ATCAAGGCTACCGTGCTGGGAATCATTCTTTGGGCCATTGGTTCTGAGCCGAGGACGGAACATTTCAACTCTTCTGATGTCACAAACTTCAGATACTCATTTCTAGCAGCACCTACACAATCGTTACAAGATATATCAAGACATGGATTCAGAAACTACGAAGTTTCATCACCAGAATTTGAATCTCCACCACGCCCAAGCCTTTTTTCAAATGTACAAAGATTTTTCAGAATGCGTTTTCATAGAAGAGTCACCCTTAGTTAG
- the LOC126601391 gene encoding tetraspanin-19-like isoform X1, producing MVISARCCLSNSMRVLNLFVNVCGVAVIIYCLWLTKKWQVGVSELPPVPIIPQPWFIYTCLGMGIAVCLSTLCGHIVAHSVSSFILFIYVLFVFCLLCLEVGVIVSIFFRMDWEVQFAKYIDEDHTPFKKFLRFHLNMCRIIVILILIPQIKATVLGIILWAIGSEPRTEHFNSSDVTNFRYSFLAAPTQSLQDISRHGFRNYEVSSPEFESPPRPSLFSNVQRFFRMRFHRRVTLS from the exons ATGGTGATCAGTGCAAGGTGTTGCTTGAGCAACTCCATGagagttttgaatttatttgtcAATGTTTGTGGAGTTGCAGTCATCATCTACTGCCTTTGGCTCACCAAGAAATGGCAAGTTGGAGTCTCTGAGCTCCCTCCTGTCCCAATTATCCCTCAGCCCtg gtttatatatacatgtttaggtATGGGAATTGCTGTCTGCCTCAGCACCCTTTGCGGTCATATTGTTGCCCATTCCGTCAGCAGTTTTATTCtcttcatt TACGTACTCTTCGTCTTCTGTCTTCTTTGCCTTGAAGTTGGAGTGATTGTCTCAATTTTCTTTAGGATGGACTGGGAAGTG CAATTCGCCAAGTACATTGATGAGGATCACACCCCGTTCAAAAAGTTCTTGAGGTTTCATCTAAACATGTGCCGCATCATTGTAATTCTCATTTTGATACCGCAG ATCAAGGCTACCGTGCTGGGAATCATTCTTTGGGCCATTGGTTCTGAGCCGAGGACGGAACATTTCAACTCTTCTGATGTCACAAACTTCAGATACTCATTTCTAGCAGCACCTACACAATCGTTACAAGATATATCAAGACATGGATTCAGAAACTACGAAGTTTCATCACCAGAATTTGAATCTCCACCACGCCCAAGCCTTTTTTCAAATGTACAAAGATTTTTCAGAATGCGTTTTCATAGAAGAGTCACCCTTAGTTAG